From one Lactiplantibacillus paraplantarum genomic stretch:
- a CDS encoding glucose PTS transporter subunit IIA produces MAKAQTVTILSPVNGDVIALSAVKDPVFSAGMMGLGFGIQPSSGEVVAPVSGKVTMVAETKHAIGFTTPDNNLEVLVHLGIDTVDLKGSPFTVQVAAGDDVQAGDVIATMDLAAIQAANRQTTVILAVTNASDKLESLDVATGKKVAGAVTATGRLNANTFNAKRQNRLPKAGKYDQLAADIVANVGGVENISSLIHCITRLRFYLKDESQANDDVVRDLKGVIDVAKAGGQYQVVIGPAVTDVYDAVIKQIGPEFSNDSETAKAVAETAAAAQRPTTTWGRVKWGISSLIGVITGSMIPVIGLLAASGILKGILALLTTFKVVSPTAPTYVIINAMGDSVFYFLPIFVGFTAGKKLGADPVIMGIIGGVLTYPAIVTMASGKATSTLLGMGINADFFGLPVHVASYTYSIFPMIAGAWLASKLEPWLKRVIPTVLRMIFVPLFEVVIVSGAILLFLGPIITVLSTGLANIIVWVYNLSPAISGLIIGGFYQVLVIFGLHWAVIPIVANDIATTGHSYLNAIVSATMVAQGGAVLAIALKSKLANIQELAWPATISAFCGVTEPAMYGINLKYGRAFVTASIGAAVGGFLTGLLRVNMWGFTGALIGFTSFVNPKGLDFSFYGFLIASAATIVVSFALTWMFGFKDEDVNAVKVAPKKRHLGEAA; encoded by the coding sequence ATGGCAAAGGCACAAACAGTGACAATTTTGTCACCAGTCAATGGGGACGTTATTGCATTAAGTGCGGTTAAGGATCCGGTTTTTTCAGCTGGTATGATGGGACTCGGATTTGGGATTCAACCGTCAAGTGGGGAAGTCGTTGCGCCGGTCAGTGGGAAAGTCACGATGGTGGCTGAAACGAAGCATGCGATTGGATTCACAACGCCCGATAATAATTTGGAAGTACTAGTACATCTCGGAATCGATACGGTCGATTTAAAGGGTAGTCCGTTCACGGTTCAAGTTGCCGCGGGCGATGATGTTCAGGCGGGCGATGTGATCGCCACCATGGATTTAGCGGCTATTCAAGCTGCTAATCGTCAGACAACGGTGATTTTAGCGGTGACAAACGCTAGTGATAAATTAGAATCCCTAGATGTGGCTACCGGAAAAAAAGTCGCCGGGGCCGTGACAGCCACGGGCCGACTAAACGCCAATACGTTCAATGCTAAACGCCAGAATCGGCTACCGAAAGCAGGCAAATATGACCAGTTGGCAGCGGACATTGTGGCTAATGTTGGTGGTGTTGAGAATATCAGTAGTCTGATTCACTGCATTACTCGGTTACGTTTTTACTTGAAGGATGAAAGCCAGGCTAACGATGATGTCGTCCGGGATTTAAAAGGCGTTATTGATGTAGCCAAAGCGGGCGGTCAATATCAAGTAGTCATTGGACCTGCCGTCACGGACGTCTATGATGCAGTCATTAAACAAATTGGCCCGGAATTTTCAAATGATTCAGAGACGGCCAAAGCCGTTGCTGAGACTGCCGCGGCAGCTCAACGACCAACAACAACGTGGGGCAGAGTTAAGTGGGGCATTAGCAGTTTAATTGGTGTCATCACAGGTTCGATGATTCCCGTCATCGGATTATTAGCCGCCTCTGGTATTTTAAAGGGGATTCTCGCGCTACTGACCACGTTCAAGGTAGTCAGCCCGACCGCACCAACGTACGTGATTATTAATGCCATGGGTGATTCGGTCTTTTACTTCTTACCAATCTTTGTCGGCTTTACGGCTGGTAAAAAGTTAGGGGCAGATCCGGTGATTATGGGAATCATTGGTGGGGTGTTGACTTATCCAGCTATTGTGACGATGGCGAGTGGTAAAGCGACGAGCACGCTCTTAGGAATGGGAATCAATGCGGATTTCTTTGGTCTACCGGTACACGTTGCCTCGTATACGTATTCAATTTTCCCGATGATTGCGGGGGCATGGTTAGCAAGTAAGTTGGAACCATGGTTAAAACGGGTGATTCCAACGGTATTACGAATGATTTTTGTGCCATTATTTGAAGTTGTGATTGTTTCCGGTGCGATTCTGTTATTCCTTGGCCCAATTATCACCGTACTTTCAACGGGATTGGCGAATATTATTGTGTGGGTCTACAATTTAAGTCCCGCGATTTCTGGCTTAATTATTGGTGGTTTCTATCAAGTGTTGGTAATCTTTGGGTTGCACTGGGCGGTTATTCCAATTGTGGCCAACGATATTGCAACGACGGGTCATAGTTACTTGAATGCAATTGTTTCAGCAACAATGGTCGCTCAAGGTGGGGCGGTACTCGCGATTGCCTTGAAGTCAAAACTGGCTAATATTCAAGAACTGGCTTGGCCAGCAACGATCTCAGCCTTCTGTGGTGTTACCGAACCAGCCATGTACGGGATCAACTTGAAGTACGGCCGGGCCTTTGTGACTGCTAGTATTGGGGCGGCAGTTGGGGGCTTCTTGACCGGTTTACTACGGGTCAATATGTGGGGCTTTACCGGTGCACTAATCGGTTTCACGTCTTTCGTTAATCCGAAGGGCTTGGACTTTAGCTTTTATGGTTTCTTGATTGCATCCGCGGCAACGATTGTCGTGTCATTCGCCTTAACCTGGATGTTTGGGTTTAAGGATGAAGATGTCAATGCGGTTAAAGTTGCACCTAAAAAGCGGCACTTGGGCGAAGCGGCGTAG
- the treR gene encoding trehalose operon repressor — protein MNKAALVYQDLLQKIDAEVYPLGSYLPSEHQLCELYGISRETGRKALATLAEDGYIQKIRGKGSIVIEHRQYEFPVSGIVSYKELAEKLHIRTQNIVYDYQPDATLPVADFTSLGTELTEAPVTAIKRVRVIDGEPAIIDKDYILKSVVPEVPKQAAEDSLYAYFENQLGLTIGYATKEITMAPATTEDREHLELNKGAYVAVVRSVTSLTDARAFQYTESRHRADRFSFRDFARRTKK, from the coding sequence GTGAATAAAGCGGCCTTAGTTTATCAAGATTTGCTCCAAAAAATTGATGCGGAAGTTTATCCGCTTGGCAGTTACTTGCCGAGTGAACATCAGCTTTGTGAGCTATATGGCATTTCACGCGAGACCGGGCGCAAGGCGTTAGCAACGCTAGCGGAGGATGGTTATATTCAGAAAATTCGTGGTAAGGGTTCGATTGTGATCGAGCATCGCCAGTATGAATTCCCAGTCTCTGGCATTGTTAGTTATAAAGAATTAGCCGAGAAATTACACATTAGGACGCAAAACATTGTTTATGATTATCAACCTGATGCAACATTACCGGTTGCTGATTTTACATCACTCGGTACGGAATTAACGGAAGCGCCGGTGACAGCTATTAAACGGGTTCGAGTGATTGATGGCGAACCAGCAATTATTGATAAGGATTATATTTTGAAGTCAGTTGTCCCGGAAGTTCCGAAGCAAGCGGCTGAAGATTCATTGTATGCGTATTTTGAAAATCAACTTGGCCTGACGATTGGTTACGCGACGAAAGAAATTACAATGGCCCCAGCGACGACCGAAGACCGCGAGCATTTAGAATTGAACAAGGGGGCCTATGTGGCAGTTGTCCGGAGTGTGACCAGTCTCACGGATGCGCGCGCCTTTCAATATACGGAATCTCGACATCGGGCCGACCGCTTTAGCTTCCGTGATTTTGCTCGGCGAACTAAAAAATAA
- a CDS encoding glucose PTS transporter subunit IIA, with protein sequence MTIMGKINEVSVLAPVTGHILSLASVQDSVFATGKMGPGFGIQPTTGQIVAPVSGRVTLVAATKHAIGIVTTAGLEVLIHLGIDTVALNGEPFTLHVQVGDEVVAGTLLADMDLAAVKQAHKLTTVLVIVTNGQNALTALTVLPLTKPVAAGGVAAIAHLAVVTTATATMGSSTNHTVSRYQALATAIIANVGGQQNINSVIHCITRLRFYLKDEALAHDSIIANLDGVIDVAKAGGQYQVVIGPAVNDVFDAVIAQLGPEFTAAKSVLPTTTTINEKSWLWRVRGGISGVIGVMTASMIPVIGILAGSGILKGILAVLTGFKVLTVASGTYMVLNAVADATFYFLPVVLGFTAAKKLGSDPIVLAIVGGILIYPSLITAASKGATAQITFLGVPTHLMSYSASVFPMIVAAWLGTYVERGLKRVIPLYLRSVFIPIIEALILAIVVLVVVGPLITIISKGMANGLVAVYNFSPALSGLVIGSLYQTMVIFGLHWGIIPIVINDIATNGHSYLNAILSITMVAQGGAVLAVFLKSKNKHLKEISLAAAISAFCGVTEPALYGVNLKYKRVFIVASIASGLGGLLTGLLRVNNYALSGSLIGFPAFITPGVGIGTNFYGYLISHYGTLVLATTLVYLFGFSDKRLGSKTNLRADQ encoded by the coding sequence ATGACGATTATGGGGAAAATCAATGAAGTATCCGTTCTAGCTCCAGTTACCGGCCACATATTGTCGTTAGCATCAGTTCAAGATTCCGTCTTTGCAACGGGTAAGATGGGACCTGGGTTCGGGATTCAACCCACGACTGGTCAAATTGTGGCACCAGTGAGTGGTCGGGTAACGTTAGTAGCGGCGACGAAACATGCGATTGGGATTGTGACAACGGCTGGTCTAGAAGTACTGATACATCTAGGTATCGATACGGTGGCCCTAAATGGTGAACCATTTACGCTCCACGTGCAAGTTGGCGATGAGGTGGTGGCCGGAACATTACTGGCTGATATGGATTTAGCGGCGGTTAAGCAGGCACATAAGCTGACAACCGTTCTTGTTATCGTGACAAACGGGCAGAATGCACTCACAGCGTTAACGGTATTACCATTAACGAAGCCGGTCGCGGCCGGGGGCGTCGCTGCAATCGCTCACTTGGCAGTAGTCACAACAGCAACGGCGACAATGGGATCGTCTACTAATCACACTGTGTCACGTTATCAAGCGTTGGCAACGGCAATTATTGCCAATGTAGGCGGTCAGCAAAATATTAATAGTGTGATTCATTGTATTACGCGGTTGCGATTTTATTTGAAAGATGAAGCCTTAGCGCATGATTCGATCATTGCGAACTTGGACGGTGTGATTGATGTTGCTAAGGCTGGTGGGCAGTATCAAGTTGTGATTGGTCCGGCAGTGAACGATGTTTTTGATGCGGTGATAGCACAACTAGGACCCGAGTTTACAGCAGCAAAATCAGTGTTGCCGACTACTACGACGATAAATGAAAAAAGTTGGTTATGGCGAGTACGTGGTGGAATTAGTGGTGTGATTGGCGTGATGACCGCATCGATGATTCCAGTGATTGGAATTTTAGCTGGCTCGGGGATCCTGAAAGGCATCTTGGCTGTGTTAACGGGGTTCAAGGTTTTGACGGTAGCGAGTGGGACATACATGGTGTTGAATGCGGTAGCTGATGCAACGTTTTATTTTCTACCAGTTGTTCTCGGTTTTACTGCTGCAAAAAAATTGGGCTCTGATCCAATCGTGTTGGCAATCGTTGGAGGCATTCTCATCTATCCGAGCCTGATAACTGCGGCTAGCAAGGGAGCGACGGCGCAAATTACGTTCTTGGGTGTTCCGACCCACTTGATGTCGTATTCAGCATCCGTATTCCCAATGATTGTGGCTGCGTGGCTAGGCACATACGTTGAGCGGGGGTTAAAACGAGTCATTCCGTTGTATTTACGGAGTGTCTTCATTCCGATTATTGAGGCCCTGATTCTGGCTATAGTAGTATTAGTGGTGGTCGGTCCCCTAATTACGATTATCAGTAAGGGCATGGCCAACGGTTTGGTCGCCGTCTATAATTTTAGTCCGGCCTTATCAGGGTTAGTCATTGGTAGCTTATATCAGACGATGGTAATTTTCGGATTACATTGGGGAATTATTCCGATTGTGATTAATGATATTGCGACGAATGGTCATAGCTACTTGAACGCCATTTTATCCATTACGATGGTTGCTCAAGGCGGTGCAGTTCTGGCCGTATTCTTAAAATCTAAGAATAAGCATTTGAAGGAAATCTCGTTGGCGGCAGCAATCTCGGCCTTTTGTGGCGTTACGGAACCCGCGCTATACGGGGTTAATTTGAAATATAAGCGGGTATTTATTGTCGCCAGTATTGCCAGTGGTTTGGGTGGCTTATTGACCGGATTATTACGTGTTAATAATTACGCGTTGTCTGGTTCGTTGATTGGTTTTCCGGCGTTCATTACACCGGGAGTTGGTATTGGGACTAACTTCTATGGTTATTTAATATCTCATTACGGGACGCTAGTGCTTGCAACAACGTTAGTCTATTTATTTGGCTTTTCAGATAAACGATTAGGTTCTAAAACAAATTTAAGAGCGGATCAGTAA
- a CDS encoding CDP-glycerol glycerophosphotransferase family protein, protein MALKDIISQVYRRLFNVIATVCPVRKHVVLFEAFNGKVPMDNPLYVYEALQIAHPDWKLVWGVKRQLVAEAQEKYPKLKIIPRFSAKWLLVAPVAEFWVLNARMPYWLKKNSRTTYIQTWHGTPLKRLGIDIPNVSMPGTDTNQYRQNFTTESKRWDFLIAPNQFSKEVFRKAFDFKNQFLDYGYPRNDRLVHQRKNRDVIAAIKKRIVGNKTGKVILYAPTWRDDFFIRKGMYKMNLPFSLAAVVKSLSKEDVLIIRPHYLVAESINIQGFEDNVKLCVDEDINDLYLISDLLITDYSSVMFDYAILNRPMLFYPYDLAHYQGDVRGFYFDYNKVPGPIVTNEQDFLAKLDQFLTNGGYPNEIAKMMAFRTQFTEWEQGTASQRVVKLITNISGKKFD, encoded by the coding sequence ATGGCATTAAAAGATATTATCAGTCAGGTTTATCGTCGGCTGTTCAATGTAATTGCGACTGTGTGCCCAGTGAGAAAACACGTTGTTTTGTTTGAGGCGTTTAATGGTAAAGTTCCAATGGATAATCCGTTATATGTTTACGAAGCACTTCAGATTGCGCATCCAGATTGGAAGCTGGTCTGGGGTGTTAAGCGTCAGTTGGTTGCAGAAGCCCAAGAAAAGTATCCCAAGTTGAAAATCATTCCACGATTCTCAGCCAAATGGTTATTAGTGGCACCAGTGGCAGAGTTCTGGGTTCTGAATGCTCGGATGCCATATTGGTTAAAGAAAAACTCACGAACGACTTATATCCAGACTTGGCATGGTACACCGTTAAAGCGTCTGGGTATTGATATCCCAAATGTTTCAATGCCTGGTACTGATACAAATCAGTATCGTCAGAATTTCACAACGGAGAGTAAACGTTGGGATTTTTTAATTGCGCCAAATCAATTTTCGAAAGAGGTCTTTCGAAAAGCATTTGATTTCAAAAATCAGTTCTTGGATTATGGCTATCCTCGTAATGATCGGTTAGTGCATCAACGTAAGAATCGCGATGTGATTGCGGCAATTAAAAAAAGAATTGTTGGAAATAAGACAGGCAAAGTGATTTTATATGCGCCAACTTGGCGAGATGATTTTTTCATCCGTAAGGGTATGTATAAAATGAACTTGCCTTTTAGTTTGGCCGCAGTTGTTAAAAGTCTTAGTAAGGAAGATGTGCTTATTATTCGACCGCATTACTTGGTGGCTGAGTCGATTAATATTCAAGGCTTTGAAGATAACGTTAAATTATGTGTGGATGAAGATATTAATGATTTGTACTTAATTAGTGATCTATTGATTACGGATTATTCTTCGGTCATGTTTGATTACGCAATCTTAAATCGGCCGATGTTATTCTATCCTTATGACTTAGCACATTATCAGGGTGATGTTCGTGGATTCTACTTTGATTACAACAAGGTTCCTGGTCCGATTGTCACTAATGAGCAGGATTTTCTGGCAAAGCTAGATCAGTTCTTGACTAATGGTGGTTATCCAAATGAGATAGCTAAGATGATGGCATTTCGGACACAATTCACGGAATGGGAGCAAGGAACGGCTAGTCAACGAGTTGTGAAGTTGATTACTAATATTAGTGGAAAAAAGTTCGATTAA
- the tagD gene encoding glycerol-3-phosphate cytidylyltransferase: protein MKRVITYGTFDLLHYGHIELLKRAKSLGDYLIVALSTDEFNWDSKQKKAYFSYEKRKALLEAIRYVDLVIPENSWDQKVSDVKLYQIDRFVMGDDWTGKFDFVGEQTDAEVIYLPRTPEISTTKIKQDLNFNQK from the coding sequence ATGAAGCGAGTTATTACGTATGGAACTTTTGATTTATTACATTATGGGCATATTGAATTGCTCAAGCGTGCCAAATCGCTTGGTGATTACTTAATTGTTGCTTTATCAACAGATGAGTTTAACTGGGATAGTAAGCAGAAAAAGGCTTATTTCTCATATGAAAAACGAAAGGCGCTATTGGAAGCTATTCGTTATGTTGATTTGGTTATTCCTGAAAATTCATGGGATCAAAAAGTTAGTGACGTAAAATTGTACCAGATTGATCGCTTTGTCATGGGTGATGATTGGACTGGCAAATTTGATTTTGTTGGTGAACAAACTGATGCTGAAGTCATCTATTTACCACGAACTCCTGAAATTTCAACCACTAAGATTAAGCAAGACTTGAATTTCAATCAAAAATAA
- the treC gene encoding alpha,alpha-phosphotrehalase: protein MKLSEQVIYQIYPKSFYDSNGDGIGDLRGVIEKIDYLKKLNVDMIWFNPFFVSPQNDNGYDIADYYHIDPMFGTMADFEELVAILKKNGIGVMLDMVLNHTSTEHEWFQKALAGDEKYQQFYYLRRPKADGSLPTNWESKFGGPAWSPFGETGLYYLHLYDPTQADLDWHNPAVRQACAAVVNFWRQKGVQGFRFDVINVTGKAEQLVDAPKGVPSKTLYTDTPIVHDYLKELNATSFGQDADSVTVGEMSSTTVANSVGYTNPVNHELSMVFNFHHLKTDYVDGRKWSRMAFDFPRLKQLLDSWASGMAAGGGWQALFWNNHDQPRALNRFGDAGQYRVKSAEMLATVIHLLRGTPFIYMGEELGMTDPDYDNMADYVDVEALNAYRALIRSGYSHHDAFTIVKTKARDNSRTPMQWDDSATAGFTTGKPWLIPTNQDTINVAHELASGEIFDYYQRLIKLRKTMPIVADGGYQSWRLDDPQVFGYWRTYHQQKLLVLNNFYGKSTTVTLPEEMVGAQVLLSNYQDVNVTAQLTLQPYQAVALLLG from the coding sequence ATGAAATTATCAGAACAAGTGATTTATCAGATTTATCCGAAGTCATTTTATGATAGCAATGGCGATGGTATCGGTGATTTACGGGGTGTTATTGAAAAAATCGACTATCTAAAAAAACTGAATGTCGACATGATTTGGTTTAATCCGTTTTTTGTCTCACCACAAAATGATAACGGTTACGACATTGCGGATTATTATCATATTGATCCCATGTTTGGCACGATGGCCGATTTCGAAGAACTCGTGGCGATACTCAAGAAAAATGGCATTGGTGTCATGCTCGACATGGTCCTGAATCACACTTCCACCGAACATGAATGGTTTCAAAAGGCATTGGCCGGTGATGAAAAGTATCAACAATTTTATTATCTTCGCCGTCCTAAAGCTGATGGCAGTTTACCGACCAACTGGGAGTCTAAGTTTGGTGGTCCAGCCTGGTCGCCATTTGGTGAGACTGGTTTGTATTATTTACATTTATATGACCCGACTCAAGCTGATTTAGATTGGCATAATCCGGCCGTACGTCAGGCATGCGCCGCCGTTGTTAATTTTTGGCGGCAAAAGGGGGTGCAGGGCTTTCGCTTTGATGTTATCAACGTTACCGGTAAGGCTGAGCAGTTGGTGGATGCACCTAAGGGGGTTCCTAGTAAAACGTTATATACCGACACTCCCATCGTTCATGATTACCTAAAGGAATTGAACGCGACTAGTTTCGGCCAGGATGCTGATAGTGTAACGGTGGGTGAGATGTCCTCGACGACCGTTGCGAACAGTGTTGGTTATACTAATCCGGTTAATCATGAACTCTCGATGGTCTTTAATTTCCATCACTTAAAGACGGATTATGTCGATGGTCGTAAGTGGTCCCGAATGGCTTTTGACTTTCCTCGGTTGAAGCAACTATTAGATAGTTGGGCCAGTGGGATGGCTGCTGGTGGTGGCTGGCAGGCTTTATTTTGGAATAATCATGATCAGCCACGAGCACTGAATCGCTTTGGTGATGCTGGTCAGTACCGAGTCAAGTCCGCCGAAATGTTAGCGACAGTTATTCATCTCTTACGCGGCACACCGTTCATCTATATGGGTGAGGAACTCGGCATGACTGATCCGGACTATGACAACATGGCTGATTATGTGGATGTTGAAGCATTAAATGCCTATAGAGCCTTGATTCGTAGCGGGTACAGTCATCACGATGCGTTTACAATCGTTAAGACTAAAGCCCGCGATAATTCGCGGACACCGATGCAATGGGATGATAGTGCTACGGCCGGTTTTACAACTGGTAAACCGTGGTTGATACCGACTAATCAGGACACAATTAACGTTGCCCATGAATTAGCTAGTGGTGAAATATTTGACTATTATCAGCGATTAATCAAATTAAGAAAAACGATGCCGATCGTCGCAGATGGCGGGTACCAATCTTGGCGCTTAGATGACCCGCAAGTCTTCGGCTATTGGCGGACGTACCATCAGCAAAAGCTATTAGTGCTTAATAATTTCTATGGCAAGTCGACAACGGTGACACTTCCGGAAGAAATGGTCGGTGCACAGGTGTTACTTTCCAATTATCAAGATGTTAATGTCACAGCACAATTGACGTTACAACCTTATCAAGCAGTTGCGTTGTTGTTAGGTTAA